The genome window GATTACGCACGTATCTTGCGGCTTTACCAGATGGTTTACATTGATAAATATACCCGTTATAGTCCTGAATTTACGGAAAATTTTTTAAAGGGCATTTTAGGTACTCCTAACATCTTCTTAAGGGCTTTAAAGAAAAATGGTAAAATTGATGGTTTTGTAGCTCTCTTTAAAAAGAATCATGAAATGATCATCTGTTTTCTTGGATATGATACAAGCCTGCCACAAGCGCTTGGTATGTACAGAATGATCATGGATTTGGCTCTTCAAGAGGCAAAAAAAATGAAGATTTTACTTAATTTAAGTTCGGGGTCTGATACGTTTAAAACACTTCGTGGCATGCTTAAAAAGCCAGAGTATTTGGCAGTGTTTGATAGGCACTTGCCTTTATATCGCCAAGCTTTATGGTTTATGGCCGAGATGTTTACGCGCATTCGAGCACAGACGCATCGATACAAGCGGTTCGATTTTTTCTGGGATAAAATCATGAAGGCGTTTGTCAAAAAAAGAGAGCTCACGAATTAGTGTAGAGCTGATATAAGCAAGTTCTGCATTGGCCATGAGAAAGAGCGTTTCTATTTCCCCTATTTTTCGATTGGCAAGAGCCATACGAAATTCATATTCAAAATCTGAAAAAGCGCGAAGGCCTCTGATGATGAAGTCTATTTTTGTATTTTTTGCAAACTCCACGATTAGACCAGAAAATGAGATGACTTCAACATTAGGGATATCTTCGGTAATTTGTTTAAGAAGATGTACGCGCTCTTCACCAGTAAAGATCTCTGTAGTTCTTGAAACGTTGATGGCAACTGCAACGTAGAGTTTATCACAGAGTACAGATGCTCTTTTGATGATATCTAGATGACCAAGAGAAGGCGGATCAAAAGATCCTGGAAAGACAGCGGTTTTCATAATATAGCCTCGTATTCTTTTAAGAGAGTGCTTCCAAAGCGCCTTGCGCTTTTTAATTGCATGTGTAGCAGCTTAGGTTCTTCTTGTCCCTTTAAAACGCGATCTTCTAGAAAAAGTATGCCAGAATCTTTTAAAAGAGAGTGTTGATCGATGAAAGCGAGGGCTTTGCTAGCAAGAGAGGAGGAAGGGTCTTTGCTGTAGGGAGGGTCTATATAAATAATAGAGAATTGTTGTTTTTGAGAAGAAAAGCGTTTAAGAGCAATGAATGCATCTGTTGTCATGACTTGAACTACGTCTTCAACATTAAGCTTTGCGATATTTTTTTTAATGGCGTCAAGGGCATGTCGATCCTGTTCAACAAATGTTGTAAAGGAAGCACCTCTACTAAGGGCTTCTAAGCCCATAGCTCCAGAGCCTGCAAAAAGGTCAAGGAAATTGGCATTATCAATGGCGTTGCCACAGATGTTAAAGACAGAAGCGCGCAGTTGTTCTAGAGTAGGCCTTACATGATCTTTTTTAGGAGATACAAGAGTCATTCCACGAAATTTGCCGCTAATGATGCGCATATATCGATGCCTTAATCCAAACGAATAGGTTCATAATATTGAATGAGTTGATTGCCTATATTTTCATCGAGATGTCTTACCTTTTCGTAAATTTGTAGCCCTTTTGCATTAAGGCTTTGCTCAAAATAACAAACACCTAATTTGTATAGGATTTCAGTATCTTCTGGTGAGATTGTAAGAGCTATTTCATATTCTTCAATTTCTTTTAGAGGCATGTTTAAGTTATGATAGCAATAAGCAAGCTGTATATGTACCCAATCATCATTTTGGATATATTCTTTTAAAATAAGGAATTCTTCAAGAGCACCTTTTATTGCCTGAGTAAATTTGGAGTGCATATTTTTTGTATATTTTGCCAAAATAACCCATTCAGAGGAATCGGGACTATTTTGTTTGGGCTTTTTAAAAAGTTCTGAGAGTTGAATATAGACAGTTGCAAGAGATGCGTGAAGTTCTTTGTTTATAGGTTCTTGCTTAATCATTTCAATATGTTTGTGGACAGTTTTGAGTAGTAGAAGCTCTTGCATTTTTAAAACATCTTCATAGAAAAACCAGCAAGAAATTTTTTGCAATAGAGGAATCAGTTGCTGCATCCGCTCAGGAATTGCAAAAATATGAGATTCATAATTTTTGAGGTAAGATGCAAATACGCAGTTACCTTTGGCAAGAAGGATGGAGTCTGAATGTTGCTCTTGCGGTAACAAAGTGTTGCAATCCTCTAAAAAAGTATCCGTGAGCAGAGATAACTCTGCAGATTTTTTAGCTTTGGAATAGAGCCTGATAACAAGATAAGAAAATAATGTAAGAAAAAGTATGGCAAAACTTATGGCAAGTATGGAGCTTTTGGCAAGTGTGCCAATAAAGATGAGTATTAAGATGATCTCAATAAAACAGAGTACGAGAAAGAGAAGATTAA of Chlamydiales bacterium contains these proteins:
- the coaD gene encoding pantetheine-phosphate adenylyltransferase, producing MKTAVFPGSFDPPSLGHLDIIKRASVLCDKLYVAVAINVSRTTEIFTGEERVHLLKQITEDIPNVEVISFSGLIVEFAKNTKIDFIIRGLRAFSDFEYEFRMALANRKIGEIETLFLMANAELAYISSTLIRELSFFDKRLHDFIPEKIEPLVSMRLCSNARKHLGHKP
- the rsmD gene encoding 16S rRNA (guanine(966)-N(2))-methyltransferase RsmD translates to MRIISGKFRGMTLVSPKKDHVRPTLEQLRASVFNICGNAIDNANFLDLFAGSGAMGLEALSRGASFTTFVEQDRHALDAIKKNIAKLNVEDVVQVMTTDAFIALKRFSSQKQQFSIIYIDPPYSKDPSSSLASKALAFIDQHSLLKDSGILFLEDRVLKGQEEPKLLHMQLKSARRFGSTLLKEYEAIL